The proteins below are encoded in one region of Juglans microcarpa x Juglans regia isolate MS1-56 chromosome 4D, Jm3101_v1.0, whole genome shotgun sequence:
- the LOC121259975 gene encoding LOW QUALITY PROTEIN: 4-coumarate--CoA ligase-like 5 (The sequence of the model RefSeq protein was modified relative to this genomic sequence to represent the inferred CDS: inserted 1 base in 1 codon), whose product MAQKSNLVIDPRXGFCKSNSVFYSKRKTPAHPLNHSLDVTTFISSRAHHGKIAFVDASTGRHLTFPDLWLAVDSVATCLSEMGVKKGQVIFLLSPNSIFFPVVCLAVMSLGAVITTTNPLNTNREIAKQITDSKPVLAFTTRELVPKLAGSNLRIVLLDEQSIPTVQNARIVASLEEMLKKPPSGTRVRERVNQDDTATLLYSSGTTGASKGVVGSHKSLIAMVQIVLSRFNLDEGDQRIICTVPMFHIYGLAVFALALLASGTTVVILSKYEMHDMLSAIEKYRVTYLPLVPPILVALVNSADQIRTKYNLSSLQSVLSGGAPLSKEVIEGFVERYPTVTILQGYGLTESSGVGASTDSLEESRRYGTAGLLSSGMEAKIVSPETGEALPVNRPGELWLRGPTIMTGYFSNAEATASTLDSEGWLKTGDICYIDDDGFIFVVDRLKELIKYKGYQVPPAELEALLLAHPEISDAAVIPFPDKEAGQCPMAYVVRKAGSNLSDRAVMDFVTGQVAPYKRIRRVAFIDSIPKNPSGKILRKDLIQLATSKL is encoded by the exons ATGGCGCAGAAGAGCAATCTGGTGATCGATCCAA CCGGTTTCTGTAAATCGAACTCCGTCTTCTACAGCAAACGTAAGACCCCCGCACACCCACTTAACCATTCCCTGGATGTCACCACCTTCATCTCTTCCCGGGCCCACCATGGCAAGATCGCCTTCGTCGACGCCTCCACCGGCCGCCACCTCACCTTCCCCGATCTCTGGCTTGCCGTCGATTCCGTTGCCACTTGTCTCTCTGAGATGGGTGTCAAGAAAGGCCAAgtcatcttcctcctctctcccAACTCCATCTTCTTCCCCGTTGTGTGTCTCGCCGTCATGTCCCTCGGCGCCGTAATAACCACCACCAACCCCCTCAATACCAACCGAGAAATCGCCAAGCAGATCACCGATTCGAAACCGGTCCTCGCTTTCACTACTCGCGAACTCGTTCCCAAACTTGCCGGGTCAAATCTCCGAATAGTACTACTGGACGAGCAGTCCATCCCCACTGTTCAGAATGCTAGAATTGTGGCCTCGTTGGAGGAAATGCTGAAGAAGCCCCCAAGTGGGACCCGAGTCAGGGAACGAGTCAACCAGGACGACACGGCGACTCTGCTCTACTCGTCAGGCACCACCGGTGCGAGTAAAGGGGTGGTGGGTTCTCATAAGAGCCTCATAGCAATGGTTCAAATCGTGCTCAGCCGCTTCAATTTGGACGAAGGAGACCAGAGGATCATCTGCACCGTCCCTATGTTTCACATCTACGGTCTAGCAGTGTTCGCGTTGGCCCTACTGGCGTCAGGAACGACGGTGGTGATCCTCTCCAAGTACGAGATGCATGACATGCTCTCAGCGATCGAGAAGTACCGGGTAACATACCTCCCTCTCGTGCCACCGATTCTAGTGGCGCTCGTGAACAGTGCTGATCAGATACGGACCAAGTACAATCTGAGCTCGCTCCAATCGGTTTTGTCCGGTGGAGCCCCGCTGAGCAAGGAGGTGATCGAGGGGTTCGTGGAGAGGTATCCAACGGTGACAATTCTTCAGGGGTACGGGTTGACGGAATCGTCAGGGGTGGGGGCGTCCACGGACTCATTGGAGGAGAGCAGGCGGTACGGAACGGCGGGGTTGTTGTCTTCAGGCATGGAGGCAAAGATTGTGAGCCCGGAGACCGGTGAAGCTCTGCCGGTAAACCGGCCCGGTGAGCTTTGGCTCAGAGGTCCCACCATCATGACAG GTTATTTCAGTAATGCAGAAGCAACAGCATCAACTCTTGATTCAGAGGGATGGTTGAAAACTGGAGATATCtgctatattgatgatgatgggttcatttttgttgttgataGGTTGAAGGAGCTAATTAAATACAAGGGATATCAG GTCCCCCCAGCTGAACTAGAGGCCTTGTTGCTTGCTCATCCGGAGATCTCTGATGCTGCTGTTATACC ctTTCCTGATAAGGAGGCTGGACAGTGCCCCATGGCATACGTGGTAAGAAAAGCTGGAAGCAATCTCTCTGACAGAGCAGTCATGGACTTTGTAACGGGACAG GTGGCTCCATACAAGAGAATCAGGAGAGTGGCATTTATAGATTCTATACCCAAGAATCCGTCCGGCAAGATTCTTAGGAAGGATCTTATACAGCTTGCAACCTCCAAActctga
- the LOC121260251 gene encoding auxin-responsive protein SAUR66-like, with protein MARKWKKMAGIGRRTISLPIIRHRVADKGHFVVYTTDKKRFVVPLVYLRSRIFKELFRMSEEEFGLPKDGPITLPCDAAFLEYAVLVVQRSVSVEALEKALLVSIASLRCSATAEELSYYRQIFIHGF; from the coding sequence ATGGCAAGGAAGTGGAAGAAAATGGCTGGCATTGGGAGGAGAACGATCTCACTCCCAATAATCCGCCACAGGGTGGCTGATAAGGGTCACTTCGTCGTATACACGACAGATAAGAAAAGGTTTGTGGTGCCTTTGGTTTATTTGCGCAGCAGAATCTTTAAAGAGCTATTTAGGATGTCTGAGGAAGAGTTTGGGCTGCCAAAGGACGGGCCAATCACGTTGCCATGCGATGCGGCCTTCTTGGAGTACGCCGTGTTGGTAGTTCAAAGGAGTGTCTCTGTAGAGGCGCTAGAGAAGGCATTGCTGGTATCGATAGCCTCTTTGCGGTGCTCGGCAACTGCAGAAGAGTTGAGTTATTATCGTCAAATATTTATCCATGGCTTCTGA